A stretch of DNA from Posidoniimonas polymericola:
CTCGCGGGGGTACTGGATCAGCGGGTCGTCGTCGGCCCGCCAGCAGAACGGGTAGTCGTGCAGGTACTGCTCCTGGTGGAACAGCAGGCCGCGCTCTTTCAGCTTGCGGGTGATGTCCTTGTCGCAGTCCTTGACCCAGCGGCCGCGGACGAACTCGGGCGCCTCGGCGGTAAACTTGCCGTCGGGGCCGACGCAGTTGATCAGCGCGGGGCCCTGCCCCGGCTCGAACAGCTCCTGCTGGGCGACCAGCACCTCGTAGTCGACCTCGCCGAACGCGGGCGCCTGGTGCACCACGCCGGAGCCGCTGTCGGTAGTGACAAAGTCGGCCGGCACGACCCGCCAGGCGGTGTAGGCCTCGCCGCCCGACTTGAGCCGGCCCTGCTGGCCTCCGCCGAGGTCGAATGGCGTGGTGTCGGGCTGGCTGCCTTCTTGCTCGCGGAGCATTTGTCGCCGCTGCGCCGCGGCCAGGGTGTAGTAGCACTCGAACGGGGGGATGTACCGCAGACCGACCAGGTCGGCGCCGGGGAAGGTCTCCTCGACGGTCAGCTCCCGCTTGAGCTTCTCGGCGAGCGGCTGGACGAGGTCCTTGGCGAGGATGTAGGAGCCGCCCTCTTCGGCGTCGGCGACCTTGGCGTACTCGATCTCGGGGTGCACGGCCGCGAACTGGTTGGACGGCAGCGTCCACGGCGTGGTCGTCCAAACGATCAGCGAGGTCTTGGACGGCACGCCCTCCTCAAGCAGCGGGAACTTGACGTACACGCTCGGGTCGGCGACCTGGCGGTAGCCCTGGCCGACTTCTCCCGCGCTCAGCGCGGTGCCGCCCTGGGCCCACCACCAGACGATCTTGTGGCCCTGGTACAAGAGGTCGCGGTCGAAGAGCTGCTTGAGGCTCCACCACACACTCTCGACGTAGCTCTGGTGGTAGGTAACGTACGCCTTGTCGAGGTCGACCCAGAAGCCGAGCCGCTCGGTCAGGCGTTCCCACTCCTGCATGTAGCGCCAGACGCTCGCCTGACACTTCTGGATGAACGGCTCGACGCCGTGGGCCTCGATCTCCTCCTTGGAGTGGATGCCGAGCTCTTTGCAGACCTCGACCTCGACTGGCAGGCCGTGTGTGTCCCATCCCGCCTTGCGCTCGCAGCGGTAGCCGCGCATCGTCTTGTAGCGGGGGAAGACGTCCTTGATCGCGCGGGTCAGGCAGTGGCCCGGGTGGGGCATGCCGTTGGCCGTCGGAGGCCCCTCGTAGAACACAAACGGCTCGGCGCCCTCGCGGCGGTCGAGCGACTTGTGGTAGACATTGTTCTCTTTCCAGAACCGCAGGACGTCTTCTTCGAGCTGCGGGAAGTTGGGCGATCCGTCGGCGGGTTTGAACATTGTTGGGCGCTGGTCGTTGGGCGTAGGTCTTGGGGACGCTGGGAGGGCGAGCCGGCTGAGCAACGAGCGGGCCGCCTCAACCACATCCGCAAAACGGCATCACTCCGCCCCCCAACGACTCGCGGCACGGCGGGTCACTCGTCGTCGAAGTCGGGGTCGTCGTTGAACGAGCCCTCGTCGTCGGACTCTTCTTCCTCGTCGGGCGGGAACTCGTCGGCGTACTCGCTGTCGCCGAGGTCGTCGTCCCACTCCTCCTCGAAGTCGTCGTCGAACTCGTCGTCGAAGTCGTCGTCCTCGAAGTCGTCGAAGGGGTCGCTCGAACAGACCTCGCCCGGGGCCGCGGAGCCCCAGCGATCGCCGAGCGACTGCCAGCGGTCGCCCTGCTGCGGGGCGTCGGCCGGCCCCGTCACCTCAGAAAACGAGACCACGGCGGTCGCCAGAGGGTTCATCTCGGGCGCCACGCCGCCCAGCGGGGCGACTTCCATCGGGTTCCAAGAGTCAGACGCCTGGGTGACCATCACGCGATGCCTTGTTATTTTTAGGGTTCGGTTTTGCGGGTCCGCGTGCCGGCGGGCGACCGGCAGTTTGATAGAATCGTCATTTTGCCTTCTCGACGCCTGTCCGGCTATGCCCGACCCGGCCCCGGCGCTAAAAATTACCGCCTACAGGGCGTCAGAATCGGGCCAGCAACCAACTCACCGCGATATGCCAGAACCAGACACCCCCGACCTGCCCGAACCCCTGGACGTTATCGCCGTGGGCGCCCACCCGGACGACGTCGAGATCGGCTGCGGCGGCGTGGTGGCGAAGCTCGTCGAGCAGGGCTACCGGGTCGGCATCGTCGACCTGACCGACGGCGAACCGACCCCCGGCTCGCCCGGCCCGGAGGCCCGGCTGGCCGAGGCGGCCGAGGCGGCCCGCTGCCTGGGGGCCACGCACCGCGAGACGCTCGACCTGCCCAACCGGCGGCTGTTTGACGACTTCGACGCCCGGGTCGCCCTGGCGAAGGTGCTGCGACGCTGGCGTCCGCGGCTGGTGATCGGCATCAGCGACCGCACGCCGCTCGCCTCGCCGGACCACTGGCAGGCCCGGCAGATTGTTGACGCCGGCGTTTTCTATTCGCGGCTCACCAAGTGGGACGAGAAGTTCGACGGGCTGCCGCCGCACCGCATCGCGGCCCAGCTGTACTACCCGTTGTCGTTCTACTCGCTCGAGGCGCCGATCGACGGCAACTACTTTGTGGTCGACATCAGCTCGACACTCGAGCAGAAGATGGCCAGCATCCGGGCCTACGCCACGCAGTTCCCGCCGGAGAAGCAGGAGATCTTCGCCAAGGTCACGGCCATGGCGCAGCGGTTCGGCTCGGCGGCCGGCTACCAGGCCGGCGAGGTGCTCAGCAGCCCCCGCGCGATCGGCACCACCGACCTGATGGGCCTGGTGTTCGACGCCGGCCCGCGGCCCACCTGACCACCTTCCCCACGCCCCAACGAAAAGGAACGCCTGCCGCCGGGGCACGCGGCAGACTCCATGAGCGAATACCAAGCGATCAAAGAGGAGATGTGCGAGATTGGCCGGCGGATGTACGCCCGCCACTTTGTCGCCGCGAACGAGGGCAACCTCTCGGTGCGCGTCGACGAGGACCGGGTGCTCTGCACGCCGACCTTCTTCTGCAAGGGCGTCATGTCGCCCGACGACATTTCAACCGTCAACATGCAGGGGGAGCAGCTCGCCGGCAAGCGGAAACGCACCAGCGAGGTGCTGCTGCATCTGGAGATCATGAAGGAGCGGCCCGAGATCAGGGGCGTCGTCCACGGCCACCCGCCCCACGCGACCGCGTTTGCCGTCGCCCGCGAGCCGATCCCGACGGGCGTTCACCCCGAGGCCGACGTGTTCCTGGGCGAGGTGCCGATTGCCGACTACGCCACCCCGGGCGACGACCGCCTGGCCAGAACGATCCTGCCGTTCGTCCACAAGTGCAACACGATCGTGCTCGCCAACCACGGCACGGTGAGCTTTGATGTCTCCCTAGAGCAGGCGTACTGGTGGACCGAGATCCTCGACGCGTACTGCCGTATGCTGATCCTGGCCAGGCAGGTCGGCCGCGTCCAGCGGTTGTCCGACGCCGAATGCCGCGACCTGATCGAGCTGAAGCAGCGATTCGGCCTGTCCGATCCGCGGGCGGGCGAAGAGTTTGCCGACGCCGACCTGACCACCAGCCCGCTGTTCCGCGACACCTGGGCCCAATCGCGAGCCGACGCCCGGGCGTTCGGTCGGACCGACATTGAGGATGGTCTGGTCGACAAAATCGCCAAGCGGGTTGTTGAGCTCATGAAGCAGTAACCGAACTCCGCTCGTCACGCGAGGTTTGCTATACTTCTGGGTACCGGAGGTCCGTTTTGCTGATTCACTCTTCCCGGAGGCGAACGATATGATTGGTCGAATTCTCGTGGCGCTCGGCGGAACCGAGTACACGCTAGTGGCCATCGACACGGCGGTCGCCCTGGCCAAGCAGCACAACGCCGAACTAACCGGTGTAACCGTTATGAACACCGAGCGGCTGCGGCGGATCGGCCCGGTGCCGATGGGCGCCGGGGACATCGCCCAGCAGCTCCGCGACGAGCGGGTCGCCCTGAGCCGTGAAGCCGCCGAGCTGGTTATCTCCCGGTTCCAGCAGGCCTGCACCGAAGCGGGCGTCAAGCACAGCGTGCTGCATGAGGAGAACGACGAGGCGGCCCACTACCTGATCCAGCTCTCCCGATACCACGACCTGGCCGTCATCGGACTCAAAGCGGCCTTCGACTACGGCGTCGAGGGAACCGCAAGCGACCCGGTCAAGCTGCTCGACCGACTCATCACCGGCGGCGTGCGGCCGATCATCGCCGTGCCCAACACGCCGTTCGACGCCAAGCGGGCGCTGATCGCCTACTCCGGCAGCATGGAGTCGGCCCGCACCCTGCGGCACTTCCTCAACTCCGACCCCTGGCCCGGCGTCGAGACCCGCATCGTCACCTTCGGCAAAGACAACGAGGAGAACCAGGCCCTGCTGTCCGACGCGGTCGCCTACTGCGCGTCGCACGGCCGCACAGTCGAGGCCGAGGTGATCGACGCCTCGCCCAACAAGGGCCTGCTCGAAGAGGCCGACCGCTGGGACGCCGACGTTATCGTCCTTGGCAACAGTCACAAGAGCCTGCTGATGCGGCGCGTCCTCGGCGAGACCGTGCTGCACATCGTCCAAAACTCCGAGAAGGCGCTGTTCCTCGGCCAGTAAGAATCCTCCCTCCCCCTCCGGGGGAGGGCCGGGGTGGGGGTGAAGCGCGCCGCCGGCTTGCCCAACCTATCCGCGGCGCAGCCGCGTGTAGTCCTCTCCCCTCGTGGGGAGGGGATTCTCGACGACTACCCGAACATCTCGTCCAACTCCCGCAGGTAGTCGAGCGCCTCGTCGAGTTCGGGCGCCTCGGCGCCGGGCTGGCGGCCGGCTCGGTCGCACTCGCCCAGGGCGATCAGGTCGTGGTAATGCTCGCTGTCGCGGAGGCGGCGTTTGGCCCGTGCGCCCAGCGTGCCGTCAACCAGCTTGTGGCACAGCATGTGGTGCTCGATCAGCCAGGCGGTCCGCTCGGTGACGAAGCCGTCGAGCGCCTCGAGCCCCGCGGCGACGTGGTCGTACGGGTCGATCGCCTTGCCGACGTCGTGCAGCAGGGCGGCCGCCAGGAACTCCTGGTCGTAGGCGTGCTCGTCCCGCGCGTGATCGAACACCTGCAGGCTGTGGTACAGCGCGTCCCCCTCCGGGTGGTAGTCGGGGTTCTGCTTAACGTTCTCTAGCGGCAGCAGCAGCGACTCGTACAGCTGGTAGACGTCGACCTCGGCCTCGATGTCGGCGACCTCTGCCTCAAGGTCCACGCCCGGGTACTGCTGGGCCAGGAACTGCTCGAGCTGGGGGACGCTGGCCCGTTCAATCGGCTTGCCGGTGATCGAGCTCTTGAAAACGTAGTGCGCCTGGTCGGACGCGTAGAGCGTCAGCTCGAAGTCGAACCCGCTGCGGACGTGCACGTGGGTGTAGACCTGCTCCTCGCCCTGCTTGCGGACCAGCTTCTTCTCGACCGCGTACGTCAGTCCCTCCTGCTCCAGCAGGTGGGTGACCGACTCGACACTGTCGGCGAACAGGTGCAGGTCGATGTCCGAGCCCTCACGGGTGTGGCCGGTCAGCACGCTGCCGATCAGCCGCGGCCGCCAGCGTTCGAGCCGCCGCATCATCGCCAGGGCCGCCAGCCGCATCGCCCGCAGGTTCTCGGTGCGGGAATCCCCCTCGTAGAGCCGGGCGAACGACTGGATCTGGTCCCGGATCTCGGCGTTGCTGGGGAGGTCGGACGGCTTGACCCATCCCTTGGTGAGCTGGCGGGCGGCCTTCATCTTGGCCCGGTAGTACTCCGACTCCTGTCGGTCGTACATCAGGCGTGCGGCCTCCCAGGCAATCTGGCGGCGCAGTTTCGAGTTTCGCATTCAGAGCGGCGTCGTGAGCCCAGTTGACCGACGCGGGGCATAGCGTAGGCACAGCGTTACCGCTGGCGTGATCACCGGCCACGGCGGGTCCGGTCAGAGCAGTTTAGCAGGCGGTGCGGCCGGGAGAAGCAAGATCGTGGCCGGCGGCCCGTTTTTTTGCCGGCCCCCTCTTGCCGAACCTGCCGACATTTGGGATGGTCTAGGGCTCAGCAGAGATGCACGCCGCCGTGGCGGAATTGGCAGACGCGCATGGTTCAGGTCCATGTGCCCGCAAGGGCGTGGAGGTTCGACTCCTCTCGGCGGTACTCAGCTGCGAGCGGCCAGCTCGTGTTGTCAGCTTCTGGCGGCAAGCCTTGGGAAACCCAGGATTTGCCGCCAGGAGCTTTTTTTATGGATCCGCCGCGGCAAAACGGCGGGCAGGAACGTGCGCGTCGTGAGCGCAGCGGCCTCCGCAGCAGAACCCGGGAAGCGCTGCGGCTCTGCCGCCTCACCGTGCCGCCCCAACCGTGCCTCGTTGAACGCGCCGCGCGTGCCTCAGGCCTGTTGAGCGACGCGACTGCTCAGTTGAACAGGTTCGGGTTCTCGGCGTCGAAGTCGGCGTCGGTCAGGCCGGGGTTGAGCACGACGTCTGTGTGGAAGTAGCTCTCTTCGAGCTGCGGACCGTCACCTTGGTTCATCGGCCAGCTGTAGGCGTCGTAGCCGGTCGGGATGCGGTGCTCGTGGTCGACGAAGATCCGTGCGATGTAGAAGCGGAAGTTCTTCCGCGGCACCGGGTGCTGGACCTGGATCATTGTGCAGGGGCGCCCGTCGACGGGGACCACGGCGTACTTGGTCTCGCACTCGCCGTACTTGACGTCTTCCTTGGCGATCCGCAGCAGCTCTTCGGTCAGGTACTTCATGCCGGTCAGGGTGATCGGGTACCGCTGCCCGTCTAGCGCCATGCGGCCGTCGACCGGCAGCCAGACCTTGCCGATCTTGCGTTTCCAGCCGCTCCCCTCGAGCGCCACGAGCTTGTGCTTGTTGGTCGCCGAATTGTACAGCACCTCGCGGCCAGCAAACGGCTGGACAAACTTCACGTACACCGAGAACGGGTCGTGCCGCACCTTGAGGGCGATCCGCTGTGCCGGCGTCACTTTGCCGTCGATCCGCTCCTGCTTGGTCAGCGTGGCCGAGTAGCCGCGGATGTTGTTATTGATCTCAGCCAGCCCCTGCTCGGCCAGCCGGATGCACGGCATCAGCGGGTGCTCGCCCGGCAGCTCGTAGATGTCGAACGGCGATCCCTCCAGCCCTTCGGGTCGCGTCGCGCCGGCCGGCAGCGAGACCGGCGTCACGTGCGGGTCGACCCGCGGGCTCGACGCAGGAGCCGCCGGCATCGCCGCCTGGGCCAGCTGAACCGGCGCCTGAGCTGGCGGCGCCTGAGCCGGTGCGGCCTGCTGGGCGGGGACGCGGTACACGGGCTGGGTGATCTGCTGCGCCGCAGCGGGCGCCAGCGGCGCCATCGCCAACACGGCAGTAAGCAGGTAGCGGGCGGCGGGGGTCATGCGGGGGGTCTCCGTACGTAAGCAAGGTGGGCCGGCGTCGCCTGCCTCGTTTCTTGTCTTGGGCCACACGGCCGGACAGAGGCTTCACTACGCACCCTATGGCTGGTCAGGTTCACCAACTATCGTAGACGAAGCCCGAGAATCGCTGAAAGAGCGAAAAGCCCCGGGCGCCGGCACGATCATCCGCAACCGCACCGTCCCACAACATTCCCATGGATAGCAGCCCGATCCGCATTGAGCCCATTGTTTCGGAGTTTTTCGCCGAAAACGCGTACATCGTCTGGCGGCAGGGCGACTCGCGAGCGGTGGTCGTGGACCCCGGGTTTAGCCCCGAACTGATTATCGAGTTCCTCGGTCGCGAGCAGCTCACCCCGGACGCCATCCTGCTCACGCACGGGCACTCCGACCACATCGCCGGCAACCAGGCCCTCAAGGACAGCTGGCCCGACTGCCCGCTGATCATCGGCCACGGCGACGCCTACAAGCTGACCGACCCCCAGGGCAACCTGTCCGCCAACTACGGCGTCGCTTTGGTCAGCCCGCCCGCCGACCAGACTGTCAGCGAGGGTGATAGCATCGAGGCCGCCGGCATCCAGTTCGACACCCTCGAGACCCCCGGCCACTCGGCCGGCCACGTGGTGTTCCTCTACGAGTCCGAAGGCCGAACCCACGTCCTCGGCGGCGACGTGCTGTTCCAGGGCAGCGTCGGACGCACCGACTTCCCCGACGGCAGCTTCGACGACCTGCGGGCCTCGATCCACGACAAGCTGTTCCCGCTGCCCAGCGACACGGTCGTTTACCCCGGGCACGGCCCGACCACCACGATCGGCGAGGAGAAGCAGCACAACCAATTCGTCGGCCGCTCGGCCGGTTACGACCTCTAGAGAATCGAGTCCCCCACGATGCGCGTGCTGCTGATCTCCGCCGACCTGATGATTGCTTCGATGCTGGAGGGCGCCGCGCGCGGCGCCGGGGCCGAGCTGGTAGTAGCTAGCGTCGCGGTGGCGGCCGAGCAGCTGTCCGCCGCGCCGTGCCGGCTGGCGATCATCGACCTGGCGAGCGCCGCCGACGTGCCCGCCCTGATCGAGTCGCTCCGCGCCGCCGCGCCCGAGGTCAGGCTGCTGGCGTTCGGCCCGCACGTCCACAAAGCGAAGCTAGAGCAGGCCCAGCAGGCGGGCTGCGAATTTGTGATGAGCCGCGGCCAGTTCCACAACTCGGCCGGCGCGATCTTGGCCGAACTCGCCAAAGCGAATTGAGGAATCGCCGGCCCTCAGGCCCGAGGGTCCAGCTCGTCGACCTGCACGCCATCCACGTCGCGGCGGAGCAGCAGGTACACCGCCACCGCCGCCGACCAGGTGTAAGCCGCCAGCACAATGACCGGCAGCCGCGCCGCGAGTGTCGTAAACCAGAACGCCGCCAGACGGTCGGCGGGCGTCGGGTCTGTGGTCACGGCCGGCAGGCACTCGAGGGCGACCCACGACAACGCCTGGGCCACTGCCGACGAGGCAAGCGAAATGGGAGCCGCCACGAACAGGGCGGTCAGCAGGTACCCTAGCAGCCGCACCGGCCGCTGGGTCACATACGCGAACGCCCGACTGGTCGCGTCGAAGGCGTCGGTCTGCTCGACGGCGGGGCACGCCATCAGGATCAGCCAGTTCACAGCCAGCAGCACCAGCAGCACCGCGCCGACCGCGGCAAGCGCAAGCGGGATCGGCAGCAGCAGCGCCGACAACACCCCGAGCACCGGCACGCGCATCGCCAAGCCGTGCAGCCAGAGCGGGATCATCAACGCGGCCACCGCAAGCCCTACCGCGAGCAGCGGCAGGCAGCGAGTCAAGAGCTGGCGGGCCGAAGCCGCCATCGCCGCGAACAATGCGGCGGGGGGCCGGTGGGTCAGATCGGCGGCCGCGATCTGCGAGATGGCGCCCCCAACGAGCGACCACCACACGACCAGGCCAACCGCCCGGGCGACGCCGAGAATCCCTCCATCAGGAGCGAGCGTCAGGCCCGCTATCGCGCCGGTCAGCCACCGCCAGTAGGCGAGCGGTGTTAGGAGTACGCCCTCGAAGGCTCCCCCCCAGCTCACAAGATGCACACCACTCGACGCCGGCCCTGGGACGAGCCCGCTCGGGGGCGTCACGAGCACCGCTCCGACCGTCACCCCGACCGCGGCCAGCAGCAGCACCCGCAGCCGGAACGCGGGCGCCAACGAGCGGGCCATGAACCGCCACGGGAACAGCCCCTGGGATTCGTCCCCAGCGGGCCGTGCCTCGGGGGTGCGCGGCGTCTGCGGCGACTGCTCCACGGCGTCAGGTCCCTGCGTTAGTTGTTCCACTCGGGCGGCTGCTCGTCCGCTTCGGGGTCGGGGACCGTCGGCAGCGAGTACCCTTCGTCGAGCCACCGCCCCAGGTCGATCAGCTTGCAGCGTTCGCTGCAGAACGGCATCGCGGGCGTTTTTTTCGGCGAGAAATCGTTGTTGCAGACCGGGCAGAGCATGCGTTTCGCGGGGTTTGCGGTGGTCGGCGATTGGAGACGCTAGGACTTGTCCGACTTGCCTCTTGACGCGGGCTTCGATTCGGTCTTCGACTCAGTCTTCTTGGGGGAAGGCTTCGAGTCGCTCTTGGAATCGCCCTTGGAGGACTGGCTCTTCTTGTCCTTCTCGGCCGCCTTCTTGTACGAGTCGCTGCGGTAGTCGGTCTCGTAGAAACCCGAGCCCTTGAACACCACCGCCGCGCCGGTGCCGAACAGGCGCCGCAGCTTGAGCTTGCCGCACTCCGGGCACTTTTTCTTAACCGGGTCGTTGATCCCCTGGAACAACTCGAACTCGTGGTCGCACGCGTCGCACTGGTAGTCGTACGTTGGCATGGGCGTGAACTCTAGGCCTCGGAATAGGAACGGAACGGCGACCTACGCGTCGCCAGCCGCGGGGCCAGACGAAACGATCACCTGGCTCGCTCGCACGACGCGGTCGTGCATCTTGTAGCCGGTCTGGACGTCCTGCAGCACCGAGCCGGCCGGCACTTCGTCGGAGGGCTGCTGGAGGATCGCCTCGTGGAAGTCGGGGTTGAACGGCTCGCCGGCGGCGCTAATCGCCTCGCACTTGTGCTGGGTGATCGCGGTGAGCAGTTGCTGGCGGACCAGCTTGATCCCCTCGAGCAGGCCCCCCGTCGAGCCGCCTGCGGGGCCCTCTTTCTCGGCCGCGTCGATCGCGCGGTCGATGTTGTCGAGCACCGGCAGCAGGTCGCGCGCCAGCGGCAACGCGGCGTACTGACGCTCTTCCTGCATCTGCCGCGCGCCGCGGGTGATCTGGTTCTGCACCTCGGCCTGCAGCCGCAGGATGCGGTCGTTGGCGGCGGCCAGCTTGTCCTCGACGGTCGGCTCGATGTCGTCCGCCTGGATGTCTTCCACGGTGACGTCCAGGCCTTCTTCGGTGGGCTCTTGTTGTTCTGCCATCTTGCGGCTCCTTTACTCCCCTACTTAGATTCCTCTGCCTGGGCGGGCTCGTCCTCGTGCTTGAAGTACTCCTTCAGCTGACCGAAGAACGTCTTCCGCTCGGGGGCCACGTTCTTGTGCTCCAACTGCGCGAGCTCCCGGAGCTTCTGCTTTTCTTCCTTCGACAGCTTCTTGGGAACCTCGATCGTAACCTGCACGAGCAGGTCTCCCAAGCCTCGGCGACGCGGGTCGGGCATCCCCTTGCCGGGCATGCGGAATACCTCGCCGGACTGCGTGCCGGGCGGCACCTCGAAGTCGGTCTTGCCCTGCAGCGTGGGGATCTCCACCTTGCTGCCGAGGGCGGCCTGCGTGTAGCTGATCGGCACCCGGCAAACCAGGTGCTGGCCCTCCCGCTCGAACAGCGGGTGCTGCAGCACCGACACAAAGCAGTAGCAGTCGCCCCGCGGGCCGCCGGCGGGGCTCGGCTCGCCCTCGCCAGAGATCCGCACCCGCATGCCGTCGTCGACGCCGGCGGGGATCTTGACCTTGGTGACCACTTTGCGGAGCTTCTGGCCGGCGCCGCGGCAATCGCCACAGGGCCGTTTGACGGTCGAGCCCTCGCCGTGGCAGGCGGGGCAGGTGGTCTGCATGCGGATGATGCCGGCCGACTGGATCACCCGCCCGGCGCCGCCGCAGTAGCCGCAGGTCTCGCGCGAGCTGCCGGCCGCCGCCCCCGAGCCGCTGCAGGTCTCGCAGGTCTCGTGGCGTTGGAACTCGACCTCCTTCTCGCAGCCGTTCGCGGCCTCGTGCAGCGTGAGCGTGACATCGCACCGCACGTCGCGTCCCGGCCGGGCGCGGCCGGGGCCGCCGCCACCGGCGAACATGTCGCCGAAGATATCGCCGAACGCCGAGAAGATGTCGTTGACGTCGTGGAAGTGGCCGCCGCCCCCACCGCCGGCACCGTTCACGCCGGCGTGGCCGAACCGGTCGTAGCGGGCCCGCTTCTCGTCGTCAGAGAGCACCTCGAACGCCTCGGCGCACTCCTTGAACCGTGCGACCGCCTCGTCGTCTCCCGGGTTCTTGTCCGGGTGGTACCTGATGGCGAGCTTGCGGTAGGCGCTAGAGATTGTCCCGCCGTCGGAGGTCCGTTCGACGCCGAGCACTTCGTAGTAGCAGCGTTGGGTTGCCATCATTTCTCGTTTCGGTTCGTCGCGTTTTGACGCCGTCGCCTACTTAGCGCCAGTCGGAGGCAGAAACCGGACCTCGTAGCTTCCATCTTCAAACAGCCGCAGGTGGCTGACGGCGTTGTATGACCGGTACGCTTTCTGCGGCGAACCCTCAGGATGGAAATAGATGGATATCGAGTCGACTCTCTTCGCATCGGTCTCAAAACCGACTATCGCGAAGCTCGTCTGCGGGTTGAGCGGAATCGTGACGTGATCCGTCCCCTTGGGACTGGCGTAGGCGCCACGATTCTCTTTGGGATCCAGATCTTGTGACTTGATATATTCCAGCACGGCCGACACCGTCGATCCAACGCGGGCCGACAGGACCGCTTCGGCCGGCGAGCCGCGCCCGACGTGATGCGGCGTCACCGTCGGGGCCTCGCCCCGCGCGGACTGACGCGACGCGACGCTGATCGCGACGATTATTAGGACGCCCGTCGTGAAGCCGTTTACGCCCATCGAGAGGTCTTTCTCATTTGGCCGAGGTCGATCGGACTGCGACATTTAAAGACCGGGCCACCCCAACTGGAGTGGCCCGGTCGTCATGGCATAACTGTTGTAGCCGAGCCTTAGTGCACGCTGCCGATCACGGCCCGCTTGTCGTCGTCCTTCGAGTCGAAGTTCGTGACCAGGGCCTCGGTGGTGAGCATCA
This window harbors:
- a CDS encoding nucleotide exchange factor GrpE → MAEQQEPTEEGLDVTVEDIQADDIEPTVEDKLAAANDRILRLQAEVQNQITRGARQMQEERQYAALPLARDLLPVLDNIDRAIDAAEKEGPAGGSTGGLLEGIKLVRQQLLTAITQHKCEAISAAGEPFNPDFHEAILQQPSDEVPAGSVLQDVQTGYKMHDRVVRASQVIVSSGPAAGDA
- a CDS encoding FmdB family zinc ribbon protein, producing MPTYDYQCDACDHEFELFQGINDPVKKKCPECGKLKLRRLFGTGAAVVFKGSGFYETDYRSDSYKKAAEKDKKSQSSKGDSKSDSKPSPKKTESKTESKPASRGKSDKS
- a CDS encoding PIG-L family deacetylase; this encodes MPEPDTPDLPEPLDVIAVGAHPDDVEIGCGGVVAKLVEQGYRVGIVDLTDGEPTPGSPGPEARLAEAAEAARCLGATHRETLDLPNRRLFDDFDARVALAKVLRRWRPRLVIGISDRTPLASPDHWQARQIVDAGVFYSRLTKWDEKFDGLPPHRIAAQLYYPLSFYSLEAPIDGNYFVVDISSTLEQKMASIRAYATQFPPEKQEIFAKVTAMAQRFGSAAGYQAGEVLSSPRAIGTTDLMGLVFDAGPRPT
- a CDS encoding DNA gyrase inhibitor YacG codes for the protein MLCPVCNNDFSPKKTPAMPFCSERCKLIDLGRWLDEGYSLPTVPDPEADEQPPEWNN
- the dnaJ gene encoding molecular chaperone DnaJ, with the translated sequence MATQRCYYEVLGVERTSDGGTISSAYRKLAIRYHPDKNPGDDEAVARFKECAEAFEVLSDDEKRARYDRFGHAGVNGAGGGGGGHFHDVNDIFSAFGDIFGDMFAGGGGPGRARPGRDVRCDVTLTLHEAANGCEKEVEFQRHETCETCSGSGAAAGSSRETCGYCGGAGRVIQSAGIIRMQTTCPACHGEGSTVKRPCGDCRGAGQKLRKVVTKVKIPAGVDDGMRVRISGEGEPSPAGGPRGDCYCFVSVLQHPLFEREGQHLVCRVPISYTQAALGSKVEIPTLQGKTDFEVPPGTQSGEVFRMPGKGMPDPRRRGLGDLLVQVTIEVPKKLSKEEKQKLRELAQLEHKNVAPERKTFFGQLKEYFKHEDEPAQAEESK
- a CDS encoding universal stress protein, translated to MIGRILVALGGTEYTLVAIDTAVALAKQHNAELTGVTVMNTERLRRIGPVPMGAGDIAQQLRDERVALSREAAELVISRFQQACTEAGVKHSVLHEENDEAAHYLIQLSRYHDLAVIGLKAAFDYGVEGTASDPVKLLDRLITGGVRPIIAVPNTPFDAKRALIAYSGSMESARTLRHFLNSDPWPGVETRIVTFGKDNEENQALLSDAVAYCASHGRTVEAEVIDASPNKGLLEEADRWDADVIVLGNSHKSLLMRRVLGETVLHIVQNSEKALFLGQ
- a CDS encoding DUF1571 domain-containing protein codes for the protein MTPAARYLLTAVLAMAPLAPAAAQQITQPVYRVPAQQAAPAQAPPAQAPVQLAQAAMPAAPASSPRVDPHVTPVSLPAGATRPEGLEGSPFDIYELPGEHPLMPCIRLAEQGLAEINNNIRGYSATLTKQERIDGKVTPAQRIALKVRHDPFSVYVKFVQPFAGREVLYNSATNKHKLVALEGSGWKRKIGKVWLPVDGRMALDGQRYPITLTGMKYLTEELLRIAKEDVKYGECETKYAVVPVDGRPCTMIQVQHPVPRKNFRFYIARIFVDHEHRIPTGYDAYSWPMNQGDGPQLEESYFHTDVVLNPGLTDADFDAENPNLFN
- a CDS encoding class II aldolase/adducin family protein; the protein is MSEYQAIKEEMCEIGRRMYARHFVAANEGNLSVRVDEDRVLCTPTFFCKGVMSPDDISTVNMQGEQLAGKRKRTSEVLLHLEIMKERPEIRGVVHGHPPHATAFAVAREPIPTGVHPEADVFLGEVPIADYATPGDDRLARTILPFVHKCNTIVLANHGTVSFDVSLEQAYWWTEILDAYCRMLILARQVGRVQRLSDAECRDLIELKQRFGLSDPRAGEEFADADLTTSPLFRDTWAQSRADARAFGRTDIEDGLVDKIAKRVVELMKQ
- a CDS encoding MBL fold metallo-hydrolase; this encodes MDSSPIRIEPIVSEFFAENAYIVWRQGDSRAVVVDPGFSPELIIEFLGREQLTPDAILLTHGHSDHIAGNQALKDSWPDCPLIIGHGDAYKLTDPQGNLSANYGVALVSPPADQTVSEGDSIEAAGIQFDTLETPGHSAGHVVFLYESEGRTHVLGGDVLFQGSVGRTDFPDGSFDDLRASIHDKLFPLPSDTVVYPGHGPTTTIGEEKQHNQFVGRSAGYDL
- a CDS encoding tRNA adenylyltransferase, whose protein sequence is MRNSKLRRQIAWEAARLMYDRQESEYYRAKMKAARQLTKGWVKPSDLPSNAEIRDQIQSFARLYEGDSRTENLRAMRLAALAMMRRLERWRPRLIGSVLTGHTREGSDIDLHLFADSVESVTHLLEQEGLTYAVEKKLVRKQGEEQVYTHVHVRSGFDFELTLYASDQAHYVFKSSITGKPIERASVPQLEQFLAQQYPGVDLEAEVADIEAEVDVYQLYESLLLPLENVKQNPDYHPEGDALYHSLQVFDHARDEHAYDQEFLAAALLHDVGKAIDPYDHVAAGLEALDGFVTERTAWLIEHHMLCHKLVDGTLGARAKRRLRDSEHYHDLIALGECDRAGRQPGAEAPELDEALDYLRELDEMFG